TCCTGCACCTCTAGCATCACCAGCGGGTCCAAACCTacaatgaaattattattttcaactaACTAAAGCATCATTTCTTAGTTATGTACAAGTAAaacaagttgaaaaaaatatcaatttaccAGTGATTCTGTGGAGCTCCGGTCGTCCTTGCTCTTAAACCAGCATAAGTAGTACCATTTACTGATTTGCCAATGACTTCCTGCAAATACGTGTTTAATCACAATGACCACATCAGAAGATAACACAATTATGTGCTCAGCAGACAAGTAACATGTTGGATATAAGTGTCAGCCATAACTTTGGAGTTGAACTCTAATTACTACAAAATATCTTGCAGGCAATTGAtataagtagaaaaaaaaaattcagcgtGCGGCATAAATAGAGTCCAATCCCCTAAACCATAATTTTGTTTCATGAATGAAATTATGAAAACACAAggaaataatgatttttatgaCCAAAATGGGCAATGAGAAAAGTTGATAGGAGTCATTCTAAATTGAAACTTAAAATTGAGTCATACTAAATTGACCAAAAtcacaattattaaaaattgataattgttCATGTCATACAAATAAATTTCAGTTATAAAAGTCTTGCCTGTAAAAACAAAGGATCATTTGAAACTACAGCAGCTGTTAAATGGTTATGCATTCTTTCCAAAGCATCCAATACAACTGCTAGCTGACTGTTTTGATAGTCCGTGATAACCTggaaacataaatatttatctcaCAAAAAGAATAGAgtagaattattattattttttactaaaaaaaagaattttttttttaaaagggcatataaaaactttattttcatgttctcAGTGTCCCTTTCCATACCTGAAATGGTccaaatatttcttttgttacaAGCTCAAAATTCTTATCCTTCATAATTTCTTCGAGAGGAACATAGACAGCTGTTGGTTTAATAGCACCATAAATAGGTGGAATTGAATGGTTCTCTAGAGGACTACCCCCGAATAGCAACTTTGATCCTGGTATCTCAAGCAACTTATTCACATGCTCAAGCATTGAATCAGTCGTAACCTGCAACATATGAGATGAAAAATCAAGAATTCCAAATAAACTAAGCTTGTCATTGCTTAGAATAAAGCAAACAATTATTCCGTCAAAGATGCACCAGCTAATTAATAATTCTTCAGTTTACCAATAAATTATTCGTTTTTGGATATATAAGGTTCAAAGACTACCAAATCAAATAGAAGATATCAATTAAGGCATAAACTTTGAATTTGACTCATCATCCCAACAATAACgttaatcaaatattataaatgaataaaCACAAATCAGTATTCAAACTTCTATTAGCCTGTCAATCAATGTACTGAAGATTGCTCTAAATAGCTGAGGACAAATCAATTGCATACCCGGCAACCTTTGATATCTAAAGCCTTATTTAGTTATAAGTTATCCTCCCACATTCCACACACCCCTCCCTCCCTTAACCATCACACAAAAGCATGGATAACTTGTCCATATTGTAAATGTAATGAAAAAGGGATCGAGGGGTgataattgaaatttgaaactaaTACATTTTGCGTATAACTTACAAGAATGAATCCGTTCAATAagtaaatttacaaaatattacaAAGATGGTTGAACTTTCATAAACTTCAAGAGAAGATTTGCCACAAACTTCGAGCAGGCCACCAAAACAGTTTTAAATGTTAAATCCTGGAACAATTACTAGAAGGGGAAAATAACAGGCATGCAATACTTACTGTGAGAACTGGGCCGATTGTCAAGTCTGCCAACTTTCTTCTCTCAGCAAGATCTTTCAACTTAGATAGCAAGGAAGTTTTAGACCAGTTCTGAACAAGGGAAAATTCAAACCATGAAGTTAGTAATGACACAATACATAAACTCATAAAGTgcataatacaaaataaaaaaaccaatgtaGTTCTTGGGGACATTTAGTCATGAACAAAGTACTCATAATAACCAATGTAACAAACCTCATGCATAAATAACAATGATTGTGCTGAGCATTTCTGACCACTGCATGCGTATGCATCCTGATCACAGACCCATGCTACGTAATCTTCCTGAAACCAAGAAACCATAGAGAAACTATTGTAGAACTGAAAATTGAACTAGTGCCTTTATGGTATCCACAAAAAATTGTAAGAAACCTGATGCACATCAGGGCCCAGTATTTTCCAGTCAAATCCAGCATCTTCCAATTTAACACGGCCCTTCAAATCAACAGCCAACTTCTCTGCCACTCTTGAACTACCAGTAAAAAGAGTCATTCGTGGATTTCCCTGTAAATTAATACTACTTCATAATCCAATATCATATTGTAAAAGGAACATGTAACCATATAAAAGTATTGATATTTGATTATCAAAAAATAACAGAGTCAAAAGGCAATAAGATCCAACAAAATTATAGAAAGAGGTCAAAATGAGTTAACATTGAGATCATCATGAAATAGAATCATAAAAGTAAATTGGCAATCTTTCAGGAATAATATTATGCTCTGCAGAATCAATCCCTTGGATGTGAAAACAAAGGTACCAAACAACCAACCTCCAGCAACAGCTTGTTCATTGTCTTCCCATCAGAATTTATGAAGTCTACATCTTCTAGAGGTAAGCCACAGGTATGAAGCAGGCGCAACATTTGTTCCATAACAATGCTCACCTACAACAATTTGAGTCAATAATTCAGCATTGTCACTGCAGaaagatttgaatttaatagCAAATAAAAGTCACATTTCCAAAATCCAATAGATGAAGAACAAAATAAGAAAGAGCAATAGATACAATGGTTTCTTTAACTAAATGAAAGTACCAACCAAGTAAGAAGAGATTGCTTGGAAGGGGACACCCCCCACTCCCCCCCAACCAAACACAAGTACACACTCAGGGACGGATCCACAAGTAGGGGCCTTGGCCCCCCCTCCCCTAGGACCCTTTATGTATATAtgagacaaaaaaagaaaaaataaaattaaaaaaatactaattaaggaaaatatataagaaaaataagtttttgaatTAGTATTTGCTTAATTTTGTTCTAGTAGTGGGTTATATCTCTAATTTtacacaaattaataataaatattttttaaagcttattatttattagaagttaaatatttaaataattttgtaaaaaaaatttgggcTCCCCCTTTGATATAGTCCTGGATCCGTCCCTGCACACACTCATAAACAACCCAGAAAAAAGCATCAGATAACAATTACTTTCGACACAACTGATTGCGATCAGTATTTCATGCAGCCTAGAAGCAAGCCCTGTATCAATTTTGTATTAGATGTAATGTCAAAAAGTATGCCAA
This region of Glycine soja cultivar W05 chromosome 17, ASM419377v2, whole genome shotgun sequence genomic DNA includes:
- the LOC114394037 gene encoding probable aldehyde dehydrogenase; amino-acid sequence: MFKLLVSRAARVSTPHNHNAFASFAFSRYAHSLPFATVEAEEISGSRAAEVLNLVQGKWVGSSNWNTVVDPLNGDSFIKVAEVDETGIQPFVESLSSCPKHGAHNPFKAPERYLMFGEISAKAAHMLSLPKVLDFFTRLIQRVSPKSYQQAFGEVYVTQKFLENFCGDQVRFLARSFAVPGNHLGQQSHGFRWPYGPVAIITPFNFPLEIPVLQLMGALYMGNKPVLKVDSKVSIVMEQMLRLLHTCGLPLEDVDFINSDGKTMNKLLLEGNPRMTLFTGSSRVAEKLAVDLKGRVKLEDAGFDWKILGPDVHQEDYVAWVCDQDAYACSGQKCSAQSLLFMHENWSKTSLLSKLKDLAERRKLADLTIGPVLTVTTDSMLEHVNKLLEIPGSKLLFGGSPLENHSIPPIYGAIKPTAVYVPLEEIMKDKNFELVTKEIFGPFQVITDYQNSQLAVVLDALERMHNHLTAAVVSNDPLFLQEVIGKSVNGTTYAGLRARTTGAPQNHWFGPAGDARGAGIGTPEAIKLVWSCHREIIYDFGPVPKNWEVPPST